In Burkholderia gladioli, a genomic segment contains:
- the paaN gene encoding phenylacetic acid degradation protein PaaN, which produces MTHPLFSKHEATLQQALSAIETRAYWSPFAEMPSPKVYGESAAADGEASFRAQLDKPFELDQPASGGKLGAETSPFGFPLGIRYPQASPDELIAAAAAAQAGWRAAGPSAWIGVSLEILARLNRASFEIANAVMHTTGQAFMMAFQAGGPHAQDRALEAVAYAWDALRRIPAEAHWEKPQGKNPPLAMHKRYTIVPRGTGLVLGCCTFPTWNGYPGLFADLATGNTVIVKPHPGAILPLAITVRIAREVLREAGFDPNIVTLLATDPDDGALVQSLAVRPEIRLIDFTGSARNGDWLERHAHQAQVYTEKAGVNQIVIDSTDDLKAAARNIAFSLALYSGQMCTAPQNIYVPRDGIQTPEGRVGFDEVAQAIAGAVQKLCADPARAVELLGAIQNDGVTARIDEARGLGKILVDSQTLEHPAYPQARVRTPLLIQLDASERGSYTREWFGPIAFVIATDSTAQSLDLAGGIAAECGALTLSVYSTDEKIIDGAYQAAIRGGVALSINLTGGVFVNQSAAFSDFHGTGANPAANAALADTAFVANRFRVVQSRVHVAPRVESSAA; this is translated from the coding sequence ATGACCCACCCCTTGTTCTCGAAGCACGAAGCCACCTTGCAACAAGCGCTGTCAGCCATCGAAACCCGTGCCTACTGGAGCCCGTTCGCGGAAATGCCGAGTCCCAAAGTGTACGGGGAAAGCGCGGCAGCGGACGGCGAGGCGAGCTTCCGCGCCCAGCTCGACAAACCCTTCGAACTCGACCAACCGGCCTCGGGCGGCAAGCTCGGTGCCGAGACATCACCATTCGGCTTCCCGCTCGGGATCCGTTACCCGCAAGCCTCCCCCGACGAACTGATCGCGGCGGCCGCTGCCGCCCAGGCAGGATGGCGCGCCGCCGGACCGAGCGCCTGGATCGGCGTGAGCCTCGAGATCCTGGCCCGGCTCAACCGCGCCAGCTTCGAGATCGCCAATGCGGTGATGCATACCACCGGGCAAGCCTTCATGATGGCCTTCCAGGCCGGCGGCCCGCACGCCCAGGATCGCGCGCTGGAGGCCGTCGCCTACGCCTGGGACGCGCTGCGCCGGATTCCGGCCGAGGCGCACTGGGAAAAACCGCAAGGAAAGAATCCGCCGCTGGCGATGCACAAGCGCTACACGATCGTGCCGCGCGGCACCGGCCTGGTACTCGGTTGCTGCACCTTCCCGACCTGGAACGGCTACCCCGGCCTGTTCGCCGATCTCGCCACCGGCAACACGGTGATCGTCAAGCCTCACCCGGGCGCGATCCTGCCGCTCGCAATCACCGTGAGGATCGCCCGCGAAGTCCTGCGCGAGGCCGGCTTCGATCCGAACATCGTTACCCTGCTCGCCACCGATCCCGACGACGGTGCCCTGGTCCAGTCGCTGGCCGTGCGCCCCGAGATTCGCCTGATCGATTTCACCGGCAGCGCCAGGAACGGCGACTGGCTGGAGCGTCATGCCCACCAGGCCCAGGTGTATACGGAGAAGGCCGGCGTCAACCAGATCGTGATCGATTCGACCGACGACTTGAAGGCAGCGGCCCGCAATATTGCGTTCTCGCTCGCGCTCTATTCCGGCCAGATGTGCACCGCGCCGCAGAATATTTATGTGCCGCGCGACGGCATCCAGACGCCCGAGGGCCGCGTCGGCTTCGACGAAGTCGCGCAGGCGATCGCCGGCGCAGTGCAGAAGCTGTGTGCCGATCCGGCGCGTGCGGTCGAGCTGCTGGGGGCGATCCAGAACGACGGCGTGACCGCCCGCATCGACGAGGCACGCGGACTCGGCAAGATACTGGTCGACAGCCAGACACTCGAACATCCGGCATATCCGCAGGCTCGCGTACGTACGCCGTTGCTGATCCAGCTGGACGCCAGCGAGCGCGGCAGCTACACGCGCGAATGGTTCGGCCCGATCGCCTTCGTGATCGCCACCGATTCAACCGCGCAGTCGCTCGACCTGGCCGGCGGTATCGCGGCCGAGTGCGGCGCGCTCACGCTCTCGGTCTACAGCACGGACGAGAAGATCATCGACGGCGCCTACCAGGCGGCGATCCGCGGCGGCGTCGCCCTCTCGATCAACCTGACGGGCGGCGTGTTCGTGAACCAGTCCGCGGCGTTCTCGGATTTCCACGGCACCGGCGCGAACCCGGCCGCGAATGCGGCGCTGGCCGACACGGCCTTCGTCGCCAATCGCTTCCGGGTGGTGCAGAGCCGCGTGCACGTCGCACCGCGCGTAGAAAGCAGCGCCGCCTGA
- the coq7 gene encoding 2-polyprenyl-3-methyl-6-methoxy-1,4-benzoquinone monooxygenase, with product MLFDELINEFDRGLRAIAGVSRMTRPLPVPADDTSPELDAEARKHAAGLMRVNHVGEVCAQALYQAQKLSTSSPSLKALFEESAREEEDHLAWTMQRLRSLDSRPSLLNPLWYGGALAIGLVAGRLGDRASLGFMAETERQVERHLDSHLSELPSGDAASRAIVEQMRDDEAKHGRTAADAGGAELPMPARWLMQAASKVMTRTAYYL from the coding sequence ATGCTGTTCGATGAACTGATCAATGAATTCGACCGGGGCCTGCGAGCGATCGCGGGCGTGAGTCGCATGACGCGTCCCTTGCCGGTGCCGGCCGACGACACGTCGCCGGAACTGGATGCCGAGGCGCGCAAGCACGCGGCCGGGCTGATGCGTGTCAACCATGTCGGCGAGGTCTGCGCGCAGGCGCTGTACCAGGCGCAGAAGCTGTCGACCTCGTCGCCGTCGCTGAAGGCGCTGTTCGAGGAATCGGCGCGCGAGGAGGAGGATCACCTCGCCTGGACCATGCAGCGGCTGCGCTCGCTGGACTCGCGGCCGAGCCTGCTAAACCCGCTCTGGTACGGCGGGGCGCTCGCGATCGGCCTGGTGGCCGGGCGGCTCGGCGACAGGGCAAGCCTGGGCTTCATGGCCGAGACGGAGCGCCAGGTCGAGCGGCACCTTGACAGCCATCTGTCCGAGCTGCCGAGCGGCGATGCCGCCTCGCGCGCGATCGTCGAGCAGATGCGTGACGACGAGGCCAAACACGGCCGCACCGCCGCCGATGCGGGCGGCGCCGAGCTGCCGATGCCGGCTCGCTGGTTGATGCAGGCCGCCTCGAAAGTCATGACGAGGACTGCCTACTATCTGTAG
- a CDS encoding porin: MKKSLLALVALSAFAGAAHAQSSVTLYGIIDAGILFNNNANGARQWQQSSGVLQGSRWGLKGAEDLGGGLKAIFVLENGFSISNGSLGQGGAMFGRQAYVGLSSDSLGKVTLGRQYDSVVDYTGALATGSQWAGYIGAHPGDLDNMNNANRVNNAVKYTSPVYGGFQFGGLYSLGGVAGQPGRNQIFSVGAGYNNGPLALGVGYVNARNPNYSFFGNNPNANTATSTSGLNMTSPVYRGYASANTLEIVAAAGAYSIGAATLGVTYSYTRFDAVGSTGGTGLNPLNLRGDAVFNNVEANFKYQLTPALLAGIAYDYTRGSKVNGQSAAQYHQVNLGVDYFLSKRTDLYAIGVYQHALGYDSTGNRAVASINNITASATPNQVAAQVGIRHKF; the protein is encoded by the coding sequence ATGAAAAAGTCGCTTCTCGCGCTCGTCGCGCTGAGTGCGTTTGCTGGCGCGGCCCACGCGCAGAGCAGCGTCACGCTGTACGGCATCATCGATGCCGGCATTCTCTTCAACAACAATGCGAATGGCGCCCGGCAGTGGCAACAGTCGAGCGGCGTGCTGCAAGGCAGCCGCTGGGGCCTGAAAGGCGCCGAGGATCTCGGCGGCGGGCTCAAGGCCATCTTCGTGCTCGAAAACGGCTTCAGCATCTCGAATGGCTCGCTTGGCCAGGGTGGCGCGATGTTCGGTCGCCAAGCCTACGTCGGCCTGTCGAGCGATTCGCTGGGCAAGGTCACGCTGGGTCGCCAATACGACTCGGTGGTCGACTACACCGGCGCGCTCGCCACCGGCAGCCAGTGGGCGGGTTATATCGGCGCGCATCCGGGCGACCTCGACAACATGAACAACGCCAACCGCGTCAACAACGCGGTCAAGTACACCAGTCCGGTGTATGGCGGCTTCCAGTTCGGCGGCCTGTACAGCCTGGGCGGCGTGGCCGGCCAGCCGGGCCGCAACCAGATCTTCTCGGTCGGTGCCGGCTACAACAACGGCCCGCTCGCCCTGGGCGTCGGTTACGTGAACGCGCGCAACCCGAACTACTCGTTCTTCGGCAACAACCCGAACGCGAACACGGCCACCTCGACCTCGGGCCTGAACATGACGAGCCCGGTCTACCGCGGCTACGCCTCGGCCAACACGCTCGAGATCGTCGCTGCGGCCGGCGCCTATTCGATCGGCGCGGCAACGCTCGGTGTCACCTACAGCTACACGCGCTTCGACGCGGTCGGCTCGACCGGCGGCACGGGCCTGAACCCGCTGAACCTGCGCGGCGACGCCGTGTTCAACAACGTCGAAGCGAACTTCAAGTACCAGTTGACTCCGGCGCTGCTGGCCGGTATCGCCTACGACTACACGCGCGGCTCGAAGGTCAACGGCCAGTCGGCGGCGCAGTATCACCAGGTGAACCTGGGCGTCGACTACTTCCTGTCCAAGCGCACCGATCTGTATGCGATCGGCGTCTATCAACACGCGCTCGGCTACGATTCGACCGGCAACCGTGCGGTCGCGTCGATCAACAACATCACGGCCTCGGCCACGCCGAACCAGGTGGCCGCCCAGGTCGGCATCCGTCACAAGTTCTGA
- the ftsL gene encoding cell division protein FtsL, with protein sequence MNRLNIFLLIIVMGCALSVVNSTNQQRQIFFQLQRAQSQEHQLQQDYAQLQYQQSALSKTSRIEQLANDSLKMQPIVTGRTQYLTLPTGAAKAVDAPLPSSAAAGGPGSGR encoded by the coding sequence ATGAACCGCCTCAACATCTTCCTGCTGATCATCGTGATGGGCTGCGCCTTGTCGGTCGTCAACTCGACCAACCAGCAGCGCCAGATCTTCTTCCAGTTGCAGCGCGCGCAATCGCAGGAGCACCAGCTCCAGCAGGACTACGCGCAGTTGCAGTATCAGCAGAGCGCGTTGTCCAAGACGTCGCGTATCGAACAGCTCGCCAACGATTCGCTCAAGATGCAGCCGATCGTGACCGGCCGCACCCAGTACCTGACGCTGCCCACCGGCGCCGCGAAGGCCGTCGACGCGCCGCTGCCGAGTTCGGCCGCGGCCGGCGGCCCGGGGAGCGGACGATGA
- a CDS encoding long-chain fatty acid--CoA ligase has protein sequence MDKIWLKSYPPGVPAEIDPSRYPTVPDLLDESFRSYRDRAAFICMGKSLSYGELDAMSRKLGAWFQSRGLARGARIAIMMPNVLQYPVAIAAVLRAGYTVVNVNPLYTPRELEHQLTDSGAEAIVILENFAATLQAVIDKTAVKHVVVAAMGDLLGFKGLIVNYVVRKVKKMVPAWQLKSFTRFNAALAEGARQTFAAPKLGPDDVAFLQYTGGTTGVAKGATLLQRNIVANVLQSEEWHAPAYTKVPGLSQYITVAALPLYHVFALTVCGFLTMRTGGTALLIPNPRDIGGMFKELKRYSVSTFPAVNTLYNAMLNHPDFGQLDFSKLAVANGGGMAIQESVAKRWYEKTGTPIVEGYGLSETSPVVSCNPVTATEYTGTIGLPVSSTEISIRDDDGKEVPLGQPGEICIRGPQVMAGYWNRPDETAKVMMADGFFKSGDIGVMDERGYVKIVDRKKDMILVSGFNVYPNEVEDVVASHPGVFEVAAVGVPDEHSGEAVKLFVVKKDPALTDQDIIAYCKERLTGYKRPRFIEFRTELPKTNVGKILRRELRDGKI, from the coding sequence ATGGACAAGATTTGGCTGAAATCGTACCCACCCGGCGTTCCGGCCGAAATCGATCCATCGCGTTATCCGACCGTACCCGACCTGCTCGATGAGAGTTTCCGTTCGTATCGCGACCGGGCCGCTTTCATCTGCATGGGCAAGTCGTTGAGCTATGGCGAACTCGATGCGATGTCGCGCAAGCTCGGCGCTTGGTTCCAGTCGCGCGGCCTCGCGCGCGGCGCGCGCATCGCGATCATGATGCCGAACGTGCTCCAGTATCCCGTCGCGATTGCTGCCGTGCTGCGCGCCGGTTATACGGTGGTCAACGTCAATCCGCTCTACACGCCTCGCGAGCTCGAGCATCAGCTGACGGACAGCGGCGCTGAAGCGATCGTGATCCTCGAGAACTTCGCGGCCACCCTCCAGGCGGTGATCGACAAGACGGCGGTCAAGCATGTTGTCGTGGCGGCGATGGGCGATCTGCTCGGCTTCAAGGGCTTGATCGTCAACTACGTCGTGCGCAAGGTGAAGAAGATGGTGCCGGCCTGGCAACTGAAGTCCTTCACGCGCTTCAATGCCGCGTTGGCCGAGGGCGCGCGCCAGACATTCGCGGCGCCGAAGCTCGGCCCGGACGACGTCGCCTTCCTCCAGTACACGGGTGGCACGACCGGGGTCGCGAAAGGCGCGACGCTGTTGCAGCGGAACATCGTCGCCAACGTGCTGCAGTCGGAGGAGTGGCATGCGCCGGCCTATACCAAGGTGCCGGGCCTGTCGCAGTACATCACGGTCGCCGCCTTGCCGCTCTATCACGTGTTCGCGCTGACCGTCTGCGGCTTCCTGACCATGCGCACCGGCGGTACCGCGCTGCTGATCCCCAATCCGCGCGACATCGGCGGCATGTTCAAGGAGCTCAAGCGCTACTCGGTGTCGACCTTCCCGGCCGTCAACACGCTCTACAACGCGATGCTGAATCATCCCGATTTCGGCCAGCTCGACTTCTCGAAGCTGGCGGTCGCGAATGGCGGCGGCATGGCGATCCAGGAAAGCGTCGCGAAGCGCTGGTACGAGAAGACCGGCACGCCGATTGTCGAGGGTTACGGCCTGTCCGAAACCTCTCCCGTGGTCAGCTGCAATCCGGTGACCGCGACCGAGTACACCGGCACCATCGGCCTGCCGGTGTCGTCGACCGAAATCTCGATTCGCGACGACGACGGCAAGGAAGTCCCGCTCGGCCAGCCCGGCGAGATCTGCATCCGCGGCCCGCAGGTGATGGCGGGTTACTGGAATCGCCCCGACGAAACCGCCAAGGTCATGATGGCCGACGGCTTCTTCAAGTCCGGCGATATCGGCGTGATGGACGAGCGCGGCTACGTGAAGATCGTCGATCGCAAGAAGGACATGATCCTGGTCTCGGGCTTCAACGTCTATCCGAACGAGGTGGAGGACGTGGTGGCCTCGCATCCGGGCGTGTTCGAGGTCGCCGCGGTGGGCGTGCCCGACGAGCATTCGGGCGAGGCCGTGAAGCTGTTCGTGGTGAAGAAGGATCCGGCACTGACCGACCAGGACATCATTGCCTACTGCAAGGAACGATTGACGGGCTACAAGCGGCCGCGCTTCATCGAATTCCGCACTGAATTGCCGAAGACCAACGTCGGCAAGATCCTGCGCCGCGAACTGCGCGACGGCAAGATCTGA
- a CDS encoding molybdopterin-containing oxidoreductase family protein yields the protein MHASVEFARAVCPHDCPDTCALRVSVDGEGRVIKVNGDPDHPPTQGVLCTKVSRYAERIYHRERLDTPLKRIGRKGEGHFEPIGWDEANRIIAGHLGEIARRAPEAIVPYSYAGTMGLIQGESIAQRFMNVLGASRLERTICSSAGSAGLRYTYGASVGMHVDFFEESELILIWGANPIASSVHFWTRAQEAKRRGARLIAIDPYRSLTADKCHQHIAIRPGTDAAFALGMMHVLITEDRLDHAYVHDCTHGFDELKARALSYSPTRVAEICGISEAEIVDLARIYSQTRKSAIRLNYGMQRTRGGGNATRAIASLPALTGAWRDRAGGLLMSASEWAPVNSVALGRPDLLPGWPNKLPRSINMNAIGDALLHPGDADFGPKIEALIVYNSNPVAVAPDSVKVASGFAREDLFTVVLEHFQTDTADYADLVLPATMQLEHLDVHKSYGHTYVMANLPAIAPIGESRPNTEIFRGFARAMGLTEPALYEDDETLARVSLRWDDPALDCDWDTLKEKGWQKLKLADAPFANGGFRTPSGKCEFYSERLAQIGLDPVPDYLPPHESPDGAPELAARYPLAMISPPARHFLNSTFVNIESLRATEREPRLELHPDDAAARDIDDGDMVRVFNDRGSMQARAMITERARRGLVVGLSIWWKKFASDGCNANQVTSQALTDLGNAATFYDCLVEVARA from the coding sequence ATGCATGCCTCCGTTGAATTCGCCCGTGCCGTCTGCCCGCACGATTGCCCTGACACATGCGCGCTTCGCGTTTCGGTCGACGGCGAGGGCCGTGTCATCAAGGTCAATGGCGACCCCGATCATCCGCCTACTCAAGGCGTGCTCTGCACCAAGGTGAGCCGCTACGCGGAGAGAATCTATCATCGCGAGCGCTTGGATACCCCTCTGAAGCGAATCGGGCGCAAGGGCGAAGGGCACTTCGAACCGATCGGCTGGGATGAAGCGAATCGAATCATAGCCGGGCATCTCGGTGAAATCGCTCGGCGCGCGCCGGAGGCGATCGTCCCTTACAGCTACGCCGGCACCATGGGCCTGATCCAGGGCGAAAGCATTGCCCAGCGTTTCATGAATGTGCTTGGCGCCTCGCGTCTCGAGCGCACGATCTGTTCGTCGGCTGGGTCGGCCGGCTTGCGTTACACCTATGGCGCAAGCGTGGGAATGCATGTCGACTTCTTCGAGGAAAGCGAGCTGATCCTGATCTGGGGCGCGAATCCAATTGCCTCGAGCGTGCACTTCTGGACGCGAGCGCAGGAAGCAAAACGGCGCGGCGCTCGCCTGATCGCCATCGATCCCTATCGCTCGCTAACCGCGGACAAATGTCATCAACATATTGCGATTCGGCCTGGAACCGATGCTGCCTTCGCGCTTGGCATGATGCATGTGCTGATCACCGAAGACCGGCTCGACCACGCCTACGTACACGACTGCACGCATGGCTTCGATGAGCTGAAAGCTCGGGCGCTGTCTTATTCACCCACGCGCGTAGCCGAAATCTGTGGCATATCCGAAGCGGAAATCGTCGATCTTGCTCGTATCTACAGCCAAACCCGAAAATCGGCGATTCGCCTCAACTACGGGATGCAGCGGACCCGAGGTGGCGGTAACGCCACGCGCGCCATCGCGAGCTTGCCGGCCCTGACCGGTGCCTGGCGCGATCGCGCGGGCGGTTTGCTGATGTCGGCCTCGGAATGGGCGCCGGTGAATTCGGTGGCATTGGGCCGTCCCGATTTGCTGCCGGGTTGGCCGAACAAGCTGCCGAGATCAATCAATATGAACGCCATTGGCGACGCCTTGCTGCATCCCGGCGATGCCGATTTCGGTCCAAAAATCGAAGCGCTGATCGTCTACAACTCGAATCCGGTGGCGGTGGCCCCGGATTCGGTCAAGGTGGCGAGCGGATTCGCCCGAGAAGATCTCTTCACCGTGGTTCTGGAGCATTTCCAGACCGACACGGCTGATTATGCCGACCTCGTGCTGCCGGCCACGATGCAACTCGAGCACCTCGACGTCCATAAATCCTACGGCCACACCTATGTCATGGCCAACCTGCCGGCGATCGCGCCGATCGGCGAATCGAGGCCGAATACCGAGATCTTTCGCGGTTTCGCCCGCGCGATGGGACTGACCGAGCCCGCTCTATATGAAGACGACGAAACGCTTGCGCGCGTGTCCTTGCGCTGGGATGATCCGGCACTCGATTGCGATTGGGATACGCTGAAAGAGAAGGGGTGGCAAAAGCTGAAGCTGGCTGATGCGCCGTTTGCAAACGGTGGATTTCGCACGCCTTCCGGGAAATGCGAGTTCTATAGCGAGCGGCTTGCGCAAATTGGCCTCGACCCGGTGCCTGACTATCTGCCGCCGCACGAATCTCCCGATGGTGCTCCGGAGTTGGCAGCACGTTATCCGCTCGCGATGATCTCGCCGCCGGCGCGCCATTTCCTGAACAGCACCTTCGTCAACATCGAGAGCCTTCGCGCGACGGAGCGCGAACCCCGTCTCGAACTGCATCCCGACGATGCCGCTGCGCGAGACATCGACGACGGCGATATGGTGCGCGTGTTCAACGACCGCGGTTCCATGCAGGCTCGCGCGATGATTACCGAGCGGGCGCGCCGTGGCCTCGTGGTTGGCCTGTCGATCTGGTGGAAGAAATTCGCGTCGGACGGCTGCAACGCCAACCAGGTGACGAGCCAGGCGTTGACCGACCTCGGCAACGCCGCGACTTTCTACGACTGCCTGGTCGAGGTCGCGCGCGCTTGA
- a CDS encoding enoyl-CoA hydratase, protein MDYQNILVETRGRVGLITLHRPKALNALNDALMDELGAALKAFDADEGIGAIVLTGSEKAFAAGADIGMMANYSYMDAYKGDYITRNWETIRQIRKPIIAAVAGFALGGGCELAMMCDIIIAADTAKFGQPEIRLGVMPGAGGTQRLPRAVSKAKAMDMCLTARFMEAEEAERAGLVSRVVPAASLLDDALAAAATISEFSLPAVMMVKESVNRAYETTLAEGVTFERRLFHSTFATEDQKEGMAAFVEKRKPVFKHR, encoded by the coding sequence ATGGATTACCAGAACATCCTGGTGGAGACCCGGGGGCGTGTCGGCCTGATCACGCTGCATCGTCCGAAGGCGCTCAACGCGCTCAACGATGCGCTGATGGACGAGCTCGGCGCGGCACTGAAGGCCTTCGACGCCGACGAAGGGATCGGGGCGATCGTGCTGACCGGCAGCGAGAAGGCGTTCGCGGCCGGCGCCGACATCGGGATGATGGCGAACTACTCCTATATGGATGCCTACAAGGGCGACTACATCACGCGCAACTGGGAGACGATCCGGCAGATCCGCAAGCCGATCATCGCGGCGGTGGCGGGGTTCGCGCTGGGCGGTGGCTGTGAGCTTGCGATGATGTGCGACATCATCATCGCCGCCGATACGGCGAAGTTCGGGCAGCCCGAGATTCGGCTCGGCGTGATGCCGGGCGCGGGCGGCACGCAGCGCCTGCCGCGCGCGGTGTCGAAGGCCAAGGCGATGGACATGTGCCTGACTGCGCGCTTCATGGAGGCGGAGGAGGCTGAGCGGGCCGGGCTGGTGTCGCGCGTGGTGCCGGCGGCGTCGCTGCTCGACGATGCACTGGCCGCGGCCGCGACGATTTCCGAGTTCTCTCTGCCGGCCGTGATGATGGTGAAGGAGTCGGTGAATCGTGCGTACGAGACGACGCTGGCGGAAGGCGTGACTTTCGAGCGGCGCCTGTTCCATTCGACGTTCGCTACCGAGGACCAAAAGGAGGGAATGGCGGCGTTCGTGGAGAAGCGCAAGCCGGTGTTCAAGCATCGCTAA
- the rsmH gene encoding 16S rRNA (cytosine(1402)-N(4))-methyltransferase RsmH — MGNEFQHRTVLLDEAVDALVTRPDGIYVDGTFGRGGHSRLVLDRLAEGGRLIAFDKDPLAIETASRIGDTRFSIVHDSFASLGGALAERGVGRVTGVLLDLGVSSPQIDDPERGFSFRANGPLDMRMDTTRGESAADWLARASLQELTEVIRDYGEERFAFQIAKALVARRAESDRLGPLDSTGELAQIVGHAVKTREKGKDPATRTFQAIRIHVNQELADLQVVLESALSSLEQGGRLVVISFHSLEDRIVKRFMQAHASAPAVDRRLPIRAVDLPSPPLKLLGRKFPGEAEVAANPRARSAVMRIAERVAP; from the coding sequence ATGGGAAACGAATTCCAGCACCGCACGGTGCTGCTCGACGAGGCGGTGGACGCGCTCGTGACGCGGCCCGACGGCATCTATGTCGATGGCACCTTCGGTCGCGGCGGCCATAGCCGCCTGGTGCTCGACCGGCTGGCGGAAGGCGGCCGGCTGATCGCTTTCGACAAGGATCCGCTGGCGATCGAGACGGCCAGCCGAATCGGCGATACGCGCTTCTCGATCGTGCATGACAGTTTTGCGTCGCTCGGCGGCGCGCTGGCCGAACGTGGCGTGGGTCGCGTGACGGGCGTGTTGCTGGATCTGGGCGTGTCCTCGCCGCAGATCGACGATCCCGAGCGCGGTTTCAGTTTCCGCGCGAACGGCCCGCTCGACATGCGGATGGACACGACACGTGGCGAATCGGCGGCCGACTGGCTGGCCCGCGCGTCGCTGCAGGAACTGACGGAGGTGATACGAGATTATGGGGAAGAACGGTTTGCTTTTCAGATTGCAAAGGCGCTTGTTGCTCGCCGGGCAGAATCCGATCGTCTCGGGCCCCTCGACAGCACGGGCGAGCTTGCCCAAATCGTGGGTCACGCCGTCAAGACACGTGAGAAAGGCAAGGATCCGGCAACCCGCACCTTTCAGGCTATACGGATTCACGTCAATCAAGAGCTTGCGGACCTGCAGGTCGTTCTAGAGTCCGCGTTGTCGTCGTTGGAGCAAGGGGGGCGGCTGGTCGTGATCAGCTTTCATTCGCTCGAGGATCGGATCGTCAAACGTTTCATGCAGGCGCACGCGAGTGCGCCGGCGGTCGACCGCCGCCTGCCGATCCGTGCCGTCGACCTCCCTTCGCCGCCCCTGAAGCTGCTCGGGCGCAAGTTCCCGGGCGAGGCCGAAGTCGCCGCCAATCCGCGCGCTCGGTCGGCCGTGATGCGCATCGCGGAGCGCGTCGCGCCATGA
- the mraZ gene encoding division/cell wall cluster transcriptional repressor MraZ: MFQGASALTLDAKGRMSVPSRYREALQGQAEGRVTVTKHPDGCLLLFPRPEWEVFRAKIAALPMDAHWWRRIFLGNASDVDLDSAGRILVSPELRMAAGLEKEVMLLGMGSHFELWDSQTYTAKEQAAMAQGMPDALKNFTF, translated from the coding sequence GTGTTCCAAGGGGCGTCGGCGCTGACGCTCGATGCGAAAGGACGGATGTCGGTGCCGTCTCGCTATCGCGAAGCGCTGCAAGGACAGGCAGAAGGACGGGTGACTGTGACCAAGCACCCGGACGGCTGCCTGTTGCTGTTTCCGCGCCCCGAATGGGAGGTATTCCGCGCCAAGATCGCCGCGCTGCCGATGGACGCGCACTGGTGGCGCCGCATTTTTCTCGGCAACGCGTCGGATGTCGATCTCGACAGCGCGGGCCGGATTCTCGTATCGCCCGAGCTGCGCATGGCAGCCGGGCTGGAAAAGGAAGTCATGTTGTTGGGAATGGGTAGTCACTTCGAGCTGTGGGATTCGCAGACCTACACCGCGAAGGAGCAGGCGGCGATGGCGCAGGGCATGCCCGATGCGCTGAAGAACTTCACGTTCTGA